From Micromonospora rhizosphaerae, the proteins below share one genomic window:
- a CDS encoding IS5 family transposase (programmed frameshift) — MIRTWAPDDLWEIAAPLIPPAPVRRQGGGRRRVDDRAVLAAIVYVTQAGCSWWKLPEASFGVTRATAHRRFTEWTAAGFWLRLHEATLDRLGADRRIDWSRAVVDSISVRAGKGGDLTGPNPVDRGKPGSKLHVICDRKGLPLAVLVTAANVHDSQLLLPMLDSVPAIRTPNGRRRWRPDKLHADKAYDARELRREVRRRGIKVRIARKGIESSTRLGRHRWVVEACMSWLMRYRRLVRRYDRKGDHFEAFATIASTLICYRRLTK, encoded by the exons ATGATCCGTACTTGGGCGCCGGATGATCTCTGGGAGATAGCGGCGCCGTTGATCCCGCCCGCGCCGGTTCGTCGGCAGGGTGGTGGTCGCCGGCGGGTGGATGACCGGGCGGTGCTGGCCGCGATCGTGTACGTGACCCAGGCGGGTTGTTCCTGGTGGAAGCTGCCTGAGGCGTCGTTCGGTGTCACCAGGGCCACCGCGCACCGCAGGTTCACCGAGTGGACCGCGGCCGGGTTCTGGCTCCGGCTGCACGAGGCGACCCTGGACCGGCTCGGCGCCGACCGGCGGATCGACTGGTCGAGGGCGGTGGTCGACTCGATCAGTGTGCGGGCGG GAAAAGGGGGCGATCTGACTGGCCCAAACCCGGTCGACCGCGGCAAACCAGGCAGCAAACTCCACGTCATCTGCGACCGGAAGGGGCTGCCCCTGGCTGTGCTGGTCACCGCCGCGAACGTCCACGACAGCCAACTGCTGCTGCCCATGCTCGACAGCGTCCCGGCGATCCGCACACCCAACGGGCGCCGCCGGTGGCGGCCAGACAAGTTGCACGCCGACAAGGCGTACGACGCCCGCGAGCTGCGCCGCGAGGTCCGGCGACGGGGGATCAAGGTACGCATCGCCCGTAAGGGCATCGAGTCCTCCACGCGTCTGGGCCGGCACCGCTGGGTCGTTGAAGCCTGCATGTCCTGGCTGATGCGCTACCGGCGCCTCGTTCGCCGCTATGACCGCAAGGGCGATCACTTCGAAGCCTTCGCCACCATCGCCAGCACCCTGATCTGCTACCGCCGCCTCACCAAATGA
- a CDS encoding LLM class F420-dependent oxidoreductase codes for MRLGLHYWNFSTPAHPSEMAPTLAETARISEEAGVSAFTVMDHYFQMEFTTSADEPMLEAYTTLGYVAAKTERMTLGVLVTGVMYRYPGLLAKIVTTLDVLSGGRTRLGIGASWYDREQRGLGVPIVPVRERFERLEETLQICLQMWSDNNGRFDGRYYQLAETLSMPAPISRPHPPIMIGGSGEKKTLRLVARYADACNLFGNSPPEVAHKLDVLREHCAAEGRDYGSIEKTVLVMRPPLADVDAFVAEVAEYAALGVTEVQTMPDRHPVEFAQQLADEQVVARLAELA; via the coding sequence ATGAGACTAGGTCTGCACTACTGGAACTTCTCCACGCCCGCCCACCCGTCGGAGATGGCTCCGACCCTGGCGGAAACCGCTCGGATCTCGGAGGAGGCCGGTGTCTCCGCGTTCACCGTCATGGACCACTACTTCCAGATGGAGTTCACGACGTCGGCAGATGAGCCGATGCTCGAGGCCTACACGACTCTGGGCTATGTGGCCGCGAAGACTGAACGGATGACACTGGGTGTCCTCGTCACCGGGGTGATGTACCGCTACCCCGGCCTCCTCGCCAAGATTGTCACCACTCTCGACGTGCTCTCCGGCGGGCGGACCCGGCTCGGCATCGGCGCGTCGTGGTACGACCGCGAGCAGCGCGGCCTGGGCGTACCGATCGTGCCAGTCAGGGAGCGCTTCGAACGGCTCGAGGAAACATTGCAGATCTGCTTGCAGATGTGGAGCGACAACAACGGCCGGTTCGACGGCAGGTACTACCAGCTGGCTGAGACGCTGAGCATGCCGGCCCCGATCAGCCGACCGCATCCACCGATCATGATCGGTGGCAGCGGCGAGAAGAAGACCCTGCGGCTCGTGGCCCGCTACGCCGACGCGTGCAACCTGTTCGGCAACAGCCCGCCCGAGGTTGCGCACAAGCTCGACGTGCTGCGGGAGCATTGTGCCGCCGAAGGCCGGGACTACGGCAGCATCGAAAAGACAGTGCTCGTCATGCGTCCACCCCTGGCTGACGTCGACGCGTTCGTGGCCGAGGTGGCAGAGTACGCGGCGCTCGGCGTGACCGAGGTGCAGACGATGCCCGACCGACACCCGGTGGAGTTCGCGCAGCAACTGGCCGACGAGCAGGTCGTAGCACGACTGGCGGAATTAGCCTGA
- a CDS encoding methyltransferase domain-containing protein, with protein MANDSGYLLDNQQAEAGTRFGALAALFNPSTFRHIDALGIAGGWRCWEVGAGGPSVPSWLAARVGPAGHVLATDIDVSWMTAAAGAGYEVRRHNVGVEPPPGDGFVLVHARLVLVHVPQRAAALAAMISALRPGGWLLVEEADPMMQPLVCPDESGPAQRLANKLKRDFRTLMAQRGVDLSYGRALPRLLRGAGLVDVEADAFFPMTGAACTLLEQATVTQIRDRLVAAGLATNEEVDRHLDNVAAGLLDLATSPMISAWGRKPA; from the coding sequence GTGGCCAATGACAGCGGTTATCTGCTCGACAATCAGCAGGCGGAAGCGGGGACGCGCTTTGGCGCCCTGGCGGCGCTGTTCAACCCTTCCACGTTCCGGCACATCGACGCGCTCGGCATCGCGGGAGGCTGGCGGTGTTGGGAAGTCGGCGCCGGAGGCCCCAGCGTGCCCTCCTGGCTCGCCGCGCGCGTCGGTCCGGCCGGGCACGTGCTTGCCACCGACATAGACGTCTCGTGGATGACCGCTGCCGCCGGCGCCGGCTACGAGGTCCGCCGCCACAACGTCGGCGTCGAGCCGCCGCCAGGGGATGGATTCGTCCTGGTGCACGCGCGCCTCGTCCTGGTGCATGTTCCACAGCGTGCCGCGGCGCTGGCCGCCATGATCTCGGCTCTGCGGCCTGGCGGCTGGTTGCTGGTGGAGGAGGCCGACCCGATGATGCAGCCGCTGGTCTGCCCGGACGAGTCGGGTCCGGCCCAGCGGCTGGCCAACAAACTCAAGCGCGACTTCCGCACGCTGATGGCTCAGCGTGGTGTCGACCTGTCCTACGGGCGGGCGTTGCCTCGATTGTTACGCGGCGCGGGACTCGTCGACGTCGAAGCCGACGCCTTCTTCCCGATGACCGGCGCTGCCTGCACCCTGCTGGAGCAGGCCACCGTGACGCAGATCCGCGACCGGCTGGTCGCCGCCGGCCTGGCTACCAACGAAGAAGTCGACCGGCATCTCGACAACGTCGCAGCGGGGCTTCTCGATCTCGCTACCTCGCCCATGATCTCGGCCTGGGGCCGGAAACCTGCTTGA